In Vitis vinifera cultivar Pinot Noir 40024 chromosome 11, ASM3070453v1, a genomic segment contains:
- the LOC104880711 gene encoding uncharacterized protein LOC104880711 isoform X3 — MHLETEPATASTATSQAYKNGEPGLHSFQSDPIHHNELMHYEGSGYGHNPVLYRPVSVFPHPAGYTSSMPQFYTSRGMANATTVMPDQAQFNLIQRQLLYGNPISIGHNLPVVYHSQGQSIGVPAGYNLIPNAVQTGNLYHQEQLFGSLHPWNTNYRFPGHGVVHNAASSHQNLVGVSLNSSYVHGWPGMNINPGMMHGTNPRANSTPSNLPVLQCHSRQHFPVPVGRALGLEYHLGARLNEDSNRCIQDPTTGSRPLSHSHGGLSPMDLARFSRVGLTNTSLSRIPNEQNSFELQHAHENIIRMLPTEPSAVLPTVWARQSTNMENPSVLAGERSQAQRNQLDHFNQTFVPSVRRNTKQTASASGQVSWKKTWTWPSNRIHKPSKGNVYHISWDGFDKSYLPVGLKCNFCNGDLGYAPVKIESKPPVLPEVSVLSCGHAFHSECFQPLIQEPSAEPPCYICALGKP, encoded by the exons ATGCATTTGGAAACTGAACCGGCAACAGCCTCCACTGCCACATCTCAGGCTTACAAAAATGGAGAGCCAGGACTCCACAGTTTTCAGAGTGATCCAATACACCATAATGAGCTGATGCATTATGAGGGATCTGGCTATGGTCACAATCCTGTCCTATACAGGCCAGTGTCTGTCTTTCCACATCCAGCAGGGTACACATCCAGTATGCCGCAATTTTACACTAGTAGAGGCATGGCGAATGCTACTACTGTTATGCCTGATCAAGCCCAGTTCAATTTGATTCAACGACAACTGTTATATGGAAATCCCATAAGCATTGGACATAATTTACCGGTAGTATACCATTCTCAGGGTCAAAGTATTGGTGTCCCAGCTGGTTACAACTTAATCCCTAATGCAGTTCAAACTGGGAACCTTTACCATCAAGAACAATTGTTTGGCAGTTTACATCCATGGAATACAAATTACAGATTTCCTGGCCATGGCGTGGTTCATAATGCTGCTAGTTCACACCAGAATTTGGTTGGTGTCTCATTGAATTCTAGCTACGTACATGGTTGGCCTGGGATGAACATCAACCCTGGAATGATGCATGGCACCAATCCCAGAGCCAATTCAACCCCATCAAATCTTCCAGTGCTACAATGCCATTCACGGCAACATTTTCCTGTTCCAGTTGGCAGGGCCCTTGGTCTAGAGTATCACCTAGGTGCAAGACTAAATGAAGATTCTAATAGGTGCATTCAAGATCCCACCACTGGTTCAAGACCATTGAGTCACAGCCATGGTGGTTTGTCTCCTATGGATCTGGCTAGGTTCTCTAGGGTGGGTTTGACAAATACTTCTCTTTCAAGGATCCCCAATGAACAGAATTCTTTTGAACTACAACATGCTCATGAGAATATCATCAGAATGTTGCCAACTGAACCTTCTGCAGTTCTGCCTACAGTTTGGGCCAGACAAAGCACCAATATGGAAAATCCATCAG TGCTTGCAGGTGAACGCAGTCAAGCTCAAAGGAACCAGCTAGACCACTTCAACCAAACTTTTGTTCCATCTGTTAGGAGGAATACAAAGCAAACAGCTTCAGCTTCTGGCCAGGTTTCTTGGAAAAAGACCTGGACCTGGCCTTCTAATAGGATACATAAACCATCCAAGGGAAACGTTTATCATATCAGCTGGGATG GTTTTGATAAATCCTATCTCCCAGTTGGCTTGAAGTGTAATTTTTGCAATGGGGATCTTGGATATGCACCAGTAAAGATCGAATCCAAGCCTCCTGTTCTTCCTGAAGTTTCTGTTCTTTCTTGTGGCCATGCCTTCCACTCCGAGTGTTTCCAGCCTCTTATACAAGAGCCATCTGCAGAGCCGCCATGCTACATATGCGCCCTTGGCAAACCTTga
- the LOC104880711 gene encoding uncharacterized protein LOC104880711 isoform X1 — METRDPMHLETEPATASTATSQAYKNGEPGLHSFQSDPIHHNELMHYEGSGYGHNPVLYRPVSVFPHPAGYTSSMPQFYTSRGMANATTVMPDQAQFNLIQRQLLYGNPISIGHNLPVVYHSQGQSIGVPAGYNLIPNAVQTGNLYHQEQLFGSLHPWNTNYRFPGHGVVHNAASSHQNLVGVSLNSSYVHGWPGMNINPGMMHGTNPRANSTPSNLPVLQCHSRQHFPVPVGRALGLEYHLGARLNEDSNRCIQDPTTGSRPLSHSHGGLSPMDLARFSRVGLTNTSLSRIPNEQNSFELQHAHENIIRMLPTEPSAVLPTVWARQSTNMENPSVLAGERSQAQRNQLDHFNQTFVPSVRRNTKQTASASGQVSWKKTWTWPSNRIHKPSKGNVYHISWDGFDKSYLPVGLKCNFCNGDLGYAPVKIESKPPVLPEVSVLSCGHAFHSECFQPLIQEPSAEPPCYICALGKP, encoded by the exons ATGGAGACCAGAGATCCAATGCATTTGGAAACTGAACCGGCAACAGCCTCCACTGCCACATCTCAGGCTTACAAAAATGGAGAGCCAGGACTCCACAGTTTTCAGAGTGATCCAATACACCATAATGAGCTGATGCATTATGAGGGATCTGGCTATGGTCACAATCCTGTCCTATACAGGCCAGTGTCTGTCTTTCCACATCCAGCAGGGTACACATCCAGTATGCCGCAATTTTACACTAGTAGAGGCATGGCGAATGCTACTACTGTTATGCCTGATCAAGCCCAGTTCAATTTGATTCAACGACAACTGTTATATGGAAATCCCATAAGCATTGGACATAATTTACCGGTAGTATACCATTCTCAGGGTCAAAGTATTGGTGTCCCAGCTGGTTACAACTTAATCCCTAATGCAGTTCAAACTGGGAACCTTTACCATCAAGAACAATTGTTTGGCAGTTTACATCCATGGAATACAAATTACAGATTTCCTGGCCATGGCGTGGTTCATAATGCTGCTAGTTCACACCAGAATTTGGTTGGTGTCTCATTGAATTCTAGCTACGTACATGGTTGGCCTGGGATGAACATCAACCCTGGAATGATGCATGGCACCAATCCCAGAGCCAATTCAACCCCATCAAATCTTCCAGTGCTACAATGCCATTCACGGCAACATTTTCCTGTTCCAGTTGGCAGGGCCCTTGGTCTAGAGTATCACCTAGGTGCAAGACTAAATGAAGATTCTAATAGGTGCATTCAAGATCCCACCACTGGTTCAAGACCATTGAGTCACAGCCATGGTGGTTTGTCTCCTATGGATCTGGCTAGGTTCTCTAGGGTGGGTTTGACAAATACTTCTCTTTCAAGGATCCCCAATGAACAGAATTCTTTTGAACTACAACATGCTCATGAGAATATCATCAGAATGTTGCCAACTGAACCTTCTGCAGTTCTGCCTACAGTTTGGGCCAGACAAAGCACCAATATGGAAAATCCATCAG TGCTTGCAGGTGAACGCAGTCAAGCTCAAAGGAACCAGCTAGACCACTTCAACCAAACTTTTGTTCCATCTGTTAGGAGGAATACAAAGCAAACAGCTTCAGCTTCTGGCCAGGTTTCTTGGAAAAAGACCTGGACCTGGCCTTCTAATAGGATACATAAACCATCCAAGGGAAACGTTTATCATATCAGCTGGGATG GTTTTGATAAATCCTATCTCCCAGTTGGCTTGAAGTGTAATTTTTGCAATGGGGATCTTGGATATGCACCAGTAAAGATCGAATCCAAGCCTCCTGTTCTTCCTGAAGTTTCTGTTCTTTCTTGTGGCCATGCCTTCCACTCCGAGTGTTTCCAGCCTCTTATACAAGAGCCATCTGCAGAGCCGCCATGCTACATATGCGCCCTTGGCAAACCTTga
- the LOC104880711 gene encoding uncharacterized protein LOC104880711 isoform X2, which produces METRDPMHLETEPATASTATSQAYKNGEPGLHSFQSDPIHHNELMHYEGSGYGHNPVLYRPVSVFPHPAGYTSSMPQFYTSRGMANATTVMPDQAQFNLIQRQLLYGNPISIGHNLPVVYHSQGQSIGVPAGYNLIPNAVQTGNLYHQEQLFGSLHPWNTNYRFPGHGVVHNAASSHQNLVGVSLNSSYVHGWPGMNINPGMMHGTNPRANSTPSNLPVLQCHSRQHFPVPVGRALGLEYHLGARLNEDSNRCIQDPTTGSRPLSHSHGGLSPMDLARFSRVGLTNTSLSRIPNEQNSFELQHAHENIIRMLPTEPSAVLPTVWARQSTNMENPSGERSQAQRNQLDHFNQTFVPSVRRNTKQTASASGQVSWKKTWTWPSNRIHKPSKGNVYHISWDGFDKSYLPVGLKCNFCNGDLGYAPVKIESKPPVLPEVSVLSCGHAFHSECFQPLIQEPSAEPPCYICALGKP; this is translated from the exons ATGGAGACCAGAGATCCAATGCATTTGGAAACTGAACCGGCAACAGCCTCCACTGCCACATCTCAGGCTTACAAAAATGGAGAGCCAGGACTCCACAGTTTTCAGAGTGATCCAATACACCATAATGAGCTGATGCATTATGAGGGATCTGGCTATGGTCACAATCCTGTCCTATACAGGCCAGTGTCTGTCTTTCCACATCCAGCAGGGTACACATCCAGTATGCCGCAATTTTACACTAGTAGAGGCATGGCGAATGCTACTACTGTTATGCCTGATCAAGCCCAGTTCAATTTGATTCAACGACAACTGTTATATGGAAATCCCATAAGCATTGGACATAATTTACCGGTAGTATACCATTCTCAGGGTCAAAGTATTGGTGTCCCAGCTGGTTACAACTTAATCCCTAATGCAGTTCAAACTGGGAACCTTTACCATCAAGAACAATTGTTTGGCAGTTTACATCCATGGAATACAAATTACAGATTTCCTGGCCATGGCGTGGTTCATAATGCTGCTAGTTCACACCAGAATTTGGTTGGTGTCTCATTGAATTCTAGCTACGTACATGGTTGGCCTGGGATGAACATCAACCCTGGAATGATGCATGGCACCAATCCCAGAGCCAATTCAACCCCATCAAATCTTCCAGTGCTACAATGCCATTCACGGCAACATTTTCCTGTTCCAGTTGGCAGGGCCCTTGGTCTAGAGTATCACCTAGGTGCAAGACTAAATGAAGATTCTAATAGGTGCATTCAAGATCCCACCACTGGTTCAAGACCATTGAGTCACAGCCATGGTGGTTTGTCTCCTATGGATCTGGCTAGGTTCTCTAGGGTGGGTTTGACAAATACTTCTCTTTCAAGGATCCCCAATGAACAGAATTCTTTTGAACTACAACATGCTCATGAGAATATCATCAGAATGTTGCCAACTGAACCTTCTGCAGTTCTGCCTACAGTTTGGGCCAGACAAAGCACCAATATGGAAAATCCATCAG GTGAACGCAGTCAAGCTCAAAGGAACCAGCTAGACCACTTCAACCAAACTTTTGTTCCATCTGTTAGGAGGAATACAAAGCAAACAGCTTCAGCTTCTGGCCAGGTTTCTTGGAAAAAGACCTGGACCTGGCCTTCTAATAGGATACATAAACCATCCAAGGGAAACGTTTATCATATCAGCTGGGATG GTTTTGATAAATCCTATCTCCCAGTTGGCTTGAAGTGTAATTTTTGCAATGGGGATCTTGGATATGCACCAGTAAAGATCGAATCCAAGCCTCCTGTTCTTCCTGAAGTTTCTGTTCTTTCTTGTGGCCATGCCTTCCACTCCGAGTGTTTCCAGCCTCTTATACAAGAGCCATCTGCAGAGCCGCCATGCTACATATGCGCCCTTGGCAAACCTTga